The following nucleotide sequence is from Acyrthosiphon pisum isolate AL4f chromosome A2, pea_aphid_22Mar2018_4r6ur, whole genome shotgun sequence.
atattacattaaatcatATTGGGTCATTACAAAAATACTACATAACGTGGACCGCgatgtcatataaatatttcctaatattattgtcaagtttaaattcattaattttttatttaaatgtattaatgttatgtTACAGTTACGTTTAGttggtacaaaaaaaatgttgtgctcGTCTTTGTTTATTCTAAATTCACTAGATTTAAAATGTCCAAATATAATGCACATTTTACATGATAGGTTTCAAATCTTTAGTACCAACCGAATATTCACATTCGTGATTCTTACTGTTCAGTTAGGATACAACGAATCAAACTGAGATACTGAGTCTGAGTGATTGATGGATAAAGAAGTGtgtatgcatattgcatatatattattaacatacagGTATAATAAAGATATCAAAATGCATTGATAAAATactacagtaatttatttattaaatacctacctacctatatattttatagtaggtattaatgttatgttatgtacttatgttgttttttttttgtctgtcaataacaaaataatatgagacGCCGAGAAAATAAATCTACGTAGGCGAtaccaatatacaatatagtctattgaatattgatatacctaccttaatTAATGACTATTCTTATTATTCCGTAATGCTGTGtgattgtgtaatataattgttttattgaaacGAACTTACAATATTGATGATGTGATTGtggtttaataattatgacacgGCGCCATCGATAGGTTATTTAGCTACACCAACGTCgtgagtttatttaaaatattttcaataattagaggatgtcagcgcactatttgttttctctctctgacccacgtaCAGTATAGAAAATCTACGTTTAGCAGAACCGACTCtgtgttattacttttaatattagtgTGAATTCACCTACTATTAAACTTTAAGTTAAGAACATAATAAGTGTCCCAGAGTTggctattttatgatatttaaatgttcatGTAAGTTAAGAgcgtgtaaattattacaatttaaaaatgcttataaattgtacaaaaagcAAATTATCGTAAAAAGGTTACATAAAGACATGGATGATATTCTTagcttaaagtttgataataggtgaatttactcttatattaaaagtaacaacaCAGGGAAAGGGTTGGTTCTGCTAAtcataaatttgctatgttgcgtGTGGGTCAAATagagttacaacttacaacagTATACCAGTGCAACTTAATTTACACTTATACgacatcaatatatatttttattactaggtAATGATACCagtgaaatacaaattaaaataaaaatattaaataattgatagaacatttattttcatatttcatattaacattttatgttagattaatatgtttttatttagtttataattgtcACGTACATTACATTTGggacttaataattaaaactaaaatataatttggtataaaacaaatgttgatatatttataaaaaaaattgcactacaaaaatgtatttattataatgtcattagTTAACTAGGTTTACAATTCATACattgagtaaaaataatcttatcaataaatttagaatattttttgtgcGTATAGAGACCCATTCAGCCCAAAAACAATATTGAGTACCacaatcattttataaaataggtactaactGTAGgctaattaaatacaataatatatttttatctctagtaaaataatataaatttaaaatataaagttaataaacaaaaaaataactaatttaaattagttatataacttcaatgtataaaacataatagtaataaaatttaagataaaataatactgaaaataaaactgTGATAAAAATATCTTGACACATTGCAAGGAATAAAAGTTTGGACCATTATggcaatattgttattgtaataaaaaataggtatatggcCCCGATGAATTgagctttaaaatattacaattggtatttcaatagaaaaaataatttacttttatttaacagtctttttgaaataataaaaaaatgtttttatacaatttaaaaaatggtaattttatttaaaaaattatgtgattgtaataaaatattatggaagaaaatctaaattaaattgggtcatttttattaatttatcaagatCAAGGAGAAAAGTGCAGATCAAtctgttattttgtaataaaataatattcaattatatatatatatatataggatagataactaataaattaactgTGTCAGTTATTGAAAATAAGCAGATAATAAGAAGTCttctaaaaaaacacattaatactataatagttatatatgaGGTATGACCCAAAAGTAAGTGCACTAAATTTTTTGTGCGCATCATGACAATATtggactataaaataatatatcagcaAATAggttaaaatgtcaaatataaattaatacgagTATCATTTCATGGTGCAGAAATATTGAACTACAATacccaataaaatattgtgtgaaatttaaaaatttaattgcagCTTATGGACTTACTACCAAGATTTTGAAGGGATATTGTGGATGATTGGATACTTCTACTTTGACTACGCACCTATTGATTGATTTATGagtttttactcaaaaaaaacaaaattcttagAGATAGAACTACCTCCAAAGGgtcataattttatgaaataacttgttattttatataaatatgttctacatttataaaaaaaaattagtacatttatttttgagaCATACCTCGAatactgttaaaaaattaagtagtttatacttaattaaatttgaagaCTAGAAAATACATCAGATCTTGGTCTGCCAAGTCACTAATGGTtacatgttgaaaataataatacatttagacAGAAGTTTCAGAGTTCAACTTCAAAACAAATCTATTTGATTTTGGATTGATAACTTCCTCAGTAATACTGAAATGGGGAAGTTTATGTACTGTACACAGAAGTGAAATATCGTTTTGGCGTAGTTGAAACACGGTTCCATCTTTGAGTGCTCGGGTCAATAGTTCATTACAAATTAATGACCAGGATTGAAGTGATTTTTGTTCTTTCTCATTctagaaagaaaataatataaaaatatatttgtagaaaattaaagtaacaaaaataatattttaattaattatttgaacaaattaCTTGTAACACAGGAGCTGCACTCAAGTAAGGTTCCAAAAATGCTTTTGGTGAAGCATCATGAGTTAAACATAAGGCAAGGTGAGACAAAATGGTTTCTACAGTATGCCTCGGCTGTTGCCTGGTTACtcttaaatacttttgaagAGATCGCGCAATTGTTGGAAAAACGGCTTGAGCAGCTTCATATGGATCCATGGCagaaatacctacttaaaacacaaaaaaccgtttcttgtaacttataattattctgaaaataaaattaggcataatattaaacataaaataattaccaGGATCATGATGTGATCGTTTAACATGGGTGAATGCTTCTTCGGCAGCTGTTAAGAGCCTAGCTCTTCGCTTTTTAACTCGTCGCTCATAGTCATGTTCTTCATAGAACCGTTCGTTATGACTTGAGTCACGACGTCTAGCATGACCATTCATTGTACCTCTGGATTGACTCATCTGGAGTGTGTTACTTCCAATACCctcaatatcataaaatttaaagcTGGAAGCATTCTTTTTAGACTTTGAAACTGGTAAACGCTCTAAGTATGGATTGTATATGGAAAATTCAGTATAATATCGTTCAAGAACCCAAACAGCAGCTCGCTGAATGCATAACTGACCAATCGGATATGATCGGCTTTCACCATCAGGACTCCTAacaacctataatttataataagaatGATAagagatattatatcataaatagatagaatgaaaattaattaatttttgttaccataacaacttaatacatttttgctttaaattaattatgattattttcacCTTTGTAACAGTTAAAAGTGTCTAGGTAGAATAAGATAGGTGATAAATATTATCCTTACTGGACAATGTTATTTAGCACTAAAATTATGCTCCAGTTTCAaatagagtataaaataattatcataatcattttaaactatatatcaAGCGGTTCTTTCTATTACCGCACAAAATGCATTGCTCAATACCACACACTAAACAGTACAATACTGCAAACATTCATCTTATCTCATAGCCTGTTACatcataaatttacaaaatcttgTAGCCTgtctaaatttactttttaaacatataaataaataaatattattttcacttttataacatatacaaaCAGACATTTTATGCGGAGAATTGAAGTCATACTTTATACAAAGAGATATTTAAgtgttttaatcattattttgaaaagttttaactttattttttacatgattTGGTGtcatcaaacaattttattaacacaTTGACTGCCATGTGGCCGCCGGCGgtcatttataaatttcaaattgtatgtttttgtgaCCGCTGGCGGCCACAGTTGATCATTAATACTACGCCACATGACCGCCGGCAGCCATTAatgaatatggttttatattattaacttttccatGGCGCTACAATAATGCACCCAAAAAAGTGCCGTGGCGTAGCGGGAATCATTGcaaattttttgatataataaatgtatttttaaaattttttttatatttttaaactttttttcaaatacatagtataatatacaaatttggaatgacactgaaaaatatacttggCGTACAGATGATGCATAATCGTGTGACCGCCGGCGGCCGGtggcagtcaacgtgttaaaaacaaatgtattgttatcatttcttacggttttgttatttttgaatgacaacatacttttttaatctcatattctaaagcagaataattttaatagtatttgattaaacataaaaattttattttgtacaagttttattttttctataacttataagttccGTTTTATGCCAGAAAAAAATGGCAATtcgataacatttaaaaattctataaaatatgttgtgttTCGAGTTTAGACAGTGCGATAATATCAATATCTACTTTAGTCCCATATGGTTTTTGATCATTTTTGCAGTAACAGATGACGCCTGTTCAAGATAAGCCAATatgtaacttaaattatttaatatataccttgATGTAAAAAGCTGGCTGAAGATGTCTTATTTCCATGAGCACTATGGCAACATAATGAATGCAAAGAAGACAATCACATAAGGAAGACGAATAGGATACCAAGGCACGATACTCGAGCAAATCTTCACCTGTAGCTGTGGCTCGTActcctaaaaaatttaatattattaaaataaatttaatattttacaacttaataaacagaatcattaaaaaaataatttatttatattcataaatattaaatatactatataacttttaacatcAAACGGAAAGAAAAGGGGTTTCCTACaacttatttgatttttatctcATTTAGAGAGTATTACTTGTACAGTTCATCATGGCCATCTGCAACCGttacaatttcataatatcaGGGGtccaaaaactatattatattttagaaaaaacctATCGTAACTTGAAATGTAATaccaattgttaaataaatgttataaatgtttacatgaaatactatttaaacatttgatttccaagttagaatatatttatcatgacaaattattaattgatattaaatttattagttatttcatcataatatttactaggCATTGTTAATATGACGCCACATCTGCatgtgttgtttctgtcttacaaGTCCGTAACATAGAAAATGTACGCTCAGTAAACCACGTTCAGCACcgttagtttaaactttaaacattagagagaattgacctattatgaaacttgatggtaagaacattatctgtgattGTATGTTAGTTGTTCacgattattcagtttttaagtgagttatgacttatgagcatttataatttacgcTAAATTATACACGCTTAATTTCCTAAAAAATTTAACCatcataaaaaaccaacatatgaactcagataatattcttaccatcaagtttcataatagatcgattcactttaatatttaaactaacagagtTAAATGTGTACTTCTGagtgtaaatttgctatgttagcacttgtaagacgaagataACACATGCGATTGTGGCATCCTCTCATTATCGACGCTTCTATATTCCCAGAGTATTTGGACAACTAAAatctgttattataattaactatcaacaaattaccattaataatattttctacagaCATTGAAAACCTTTAGGGAAAATATTAAAGCTaaatttgaaatgaaaataataaatatttttttaaatccagcTTTTAAAcaactcataatataatatttaacgttgGGTATTTAGTTAGCAAAATTCTGCTATAATTCAATGTTTTAGATTTAATCTGTGAACATTGTTGATGCAATTTTTTACATAACCCTTTACTCCAACCAGATTTCACGTTcaagttaaaataaacaatatag
It contains:
- the LOC100166671 gene encoding vang-like protein 2 isoform X2; this translates as MDTESIRSMSEYSSKSKYKSHSLKSGTNHRSNSYKNNTRTARKYSDSLNNPYETAMAPYQTTVMLDDTRDGQDVVEVQILPQDENWGENTTAITGNTSVQSGSMEEMGALWPDTEQKSAFPILCHRYIATTLTGLLCLVAFLSPLAMLVLPKLGVFSPAATNLSPQQRETLLNCGAECKGVLVSLAFKMFLLAVASWAIFLRPVKATMPRIHVFRAIVLALVSICCGIFWLFYVVQVTEGVRATATGEDLLEYRALVSYSSSLCDCLLCIHYVAIVLMEIRHLQPAFYIKVVRSPDGESRSYPIGQLCIQRAAVWVLERYYTEFSIYNPYLERLPVSKSKKNASSFKFYDIEGIGSNTLQMSQSRGTMNGHARRRDSSHNERFYEEHDYERRVKKRRARLLTAAEEAFTHVKRSHHDPGISAMDPYEAAQAVFPTIARSLQKYLRVTRQQPRHTVETILSHLALCLTHDASPKAFLEPYLSAAPVLQNEKEQKSLQSWSLICNELLTRALKDGTVFQLRQNDISLLCTVHKLPHFSITEEVINPKSNRFVLKLNSETSV
- the LOC100166671 gene encoding vang-like protein 2 isoform X1 translates to MDTESIRSMSEYSSKSKYKSHSLKSGTNHRSNSYKNNTRTARKYSDSLNNPYETAMAPYQTTVMLDDTRDGQDVVEVQILPQDENWGENTTAITGNTSVQSGSMEEMGALWPDTEQKSAFPILCHRYIATTLTGLLCLVAFLSPLAMLVLPKLGVFSPAATNLSPQQRETLLNCGAECKGVLVSLAFKMFLLAVASWAIFLRPVKATMPRIHVFRAIVLALVSICCGIFWLFYVVQVTEGVRATATGEDLLEYRALVSYSSSLCDCLLCIHYVAIVLMEIRHLQPAFYIKVVRSPDGESRSYPIGQLCIQRAAVWVLERYYTEFSIYNPYLERLPVSKSKKNASSFKFYDIEGIGSNTLQMSQSRGTMNGHARRRDSSHNERFYEEHDYERRVKKRRARLLTAAEEAFTHVKRSHHDPVGISAMDPYEAAQAVFPTIARSLQKYLRVTRQQPRHTVETILSHLALCLTHDASPKAFLEPYLSAAPVLQNEKEQKSLQSWSLICNELLTRALKDGTVFQLRQNDISLLCTVHKLPHFSITEEVINPKSNRFVLKLNSETSV